From the Prochlorococcus marinus str. AS9601 genome, the window AATTATTTTTACTTCTGGCCATATTTTTTTAACGTATATGGATATTCCTGATATCAATCCCCCACCACCTACAGCAATATAAATTGCATAAGGTTTTTCCTTAAGCTGCTGTTCAAGTTCTATAGCTATAGTTCCTTGTCCTGCTATTACTTCTGGATCATCAAAGGGATGAATAAAGCATAAATTTCTTTCTTGGCTAATCCTTATTGCCTCTTTGTATGTTTCATCATAGTTGTCACCATATAATATAACTTTTGCTTTTAAACTTTTTACTGCATTAACTTTTACTATAGGTGTGGTAACGGGCATTAATATGGTTGCTTGGCAATTTAACTTAAGGGCACTAAGTGCAACCCCTTGGGCATGATTTCCAGCACTAGAAGTAATTACTCCCTGAGCAAGCTGTGAATTAGTTAGCTTACTCATTTTGTTATATGCACCTCTTATTTTGAATGAAAATACATCCTGAAGATCTTCTCTTTTTAGAAAAACTTCATTATTAAGTGTGTTACTTAAATTATGAGCTTTCTCTAGTGGTGTTTTTTTTGCAACTTCATAGACTTCAGCTTGAAGTATTTTTTCAAAATAATCATTCATATATATATTTTTAGCATTAATTATTAATCTAATAAAACATTACATGATCTATTTCAAAAAAAATACTCATTTTGCACCTCGGCGTTTTAGATTATATAGATGCCAATTTTTGTTAAATGCTTTTAAGTGAGTTAAGTCATCCAAATCAACTTCATGGCTTAACAGTTTCACAATTAGAGGAAATTGCTTGTCAAATTAGAGAAAGACATCTTCAGGTAGTATCTACTAGTGGTGGACATCTTGGTCCTGGATTAGGTGTGGTTGAGTTGACATTGGCTCTATATCAAACTCTCGATCTTGATTTTGACAAAGTTGTTTGGGATGTAGGACATCAAGGTTACCCTCATAAATTAATTACAGGACGTTTCAGTCAATTTGATTCTCTAAGGCAACAAAATGGAGTCGCTGGATATTTAAAAAGAAGTGAAAGTAAATTTGATCATTTTGGTGCTGGACATGCAAGTACATCTATTTCTGCTGCTTTAGGAATGGCAATAGCGAGAGATAGAAAAGGTGAAAATTATAAATGTGTTGCTGTTATTGGAGATGGAGCACTAACTGGAGGAATGGCATTAGAAGCTATAAATCATGCAGGTCACTTACCAAATACTCCTTTAGTTGTAGTATTGAACGATAATGACATGTCTATTTCACCTCCTGTTGGAGCCCTTTCATCGTACTTAAATAAGGTAAGAGTTAGTCCACCATTGCAATTTTTGTCCGATAGTGTTCAAGAAAGTGTAAAAAATATACCCTTAATTGGTAAGGATATCCCAGAAGAACTCAAAAATATTAAAGGAAGTGTTAGACGACTATCTGTGCCTAAGGTTGGAGCTGTTTTTGAAGAACTTGGATTTACATATATGGGTCCAATTGAAGGTCATGATATTGCTAATTTAATTAAGACCTTTAACGCAGCCCATAAACTTAAAAGACCTGTACTTGTTCATGTTGTCACAACAAAAGGGAAGGGATACCCATATGCAGAAGCCGATCAGGTTGGATATCATGCACAGTCTGCATTTGATCTTACAACTGGGAAATCTATTCCATCAAAGAAACCTAAACCTGTTAGTTATAGTAAAATTTTTGGTCAAACCTTATTAAAAATATGTGAGCAAGATAGCAAAGTCATTGGTATCACAGCTGCAATGGCTACAGGTACTGGTTTAGATATATTGCAAAAAAACATCCCTGATCAATATATTGATGTAGGAATAGCAGAACAACATGCAGTTACTCTTGCGGCAGGAATGTCTTGCGATGGTCTTAAACCTGTTGTAGCTATTTATAGTACTTTTCTTCAACGTGCCTTTGATCAATTAATTCATGATGTAGGGATACAAAATTTACCTGTATCATTCGTACTTGATAGAGCTGGGATAGTTGGAGCTGACGGTCCTACTCACCAAGGTCAGTACGATATCAGTTATATGAGATCTATACCTAATTTTGTATTGATGGCTCCAAAGGATGAGTCTGAATTACAGAGAATGTTAATAACTTCAATAAACCATAATGGTCCTACAGCTCTAAGAATACCAAGAGGCTCTGGATTAGGAGTAGCTGTAATGGATGAGGGTTGGGAACCTATGAATATAGGCGAAGCTGAAATACTTGAAGAAGGAGAAGATATTTTAATTATTGCTTATGGTTCAATGGTCGCATCAGCAATCGAAACAGCAAAGATATTAAAAAATATGAACATTAATGCATGCATTGTTAATGCGAGATTTGTTAAACCTCTTGATAAAAATCTTATTATGCCTCTAGCAAGTAGGATTCAAAAAGTTGTAACTATGGAAGAAGGAACTTTAATAGGTGGTTTTGGTTCCGCGATAGTTGAACTATTTAACGATAATGAAATAAACATTCCTGTATACAGAATAGGTATTCCTGATGTTTTAGTTGATCATGCTTCACCTGATCAGAGTAAAGAAAAATTAGGGCTTTTGCCTGATCAGATGGCAGATAAAATTATTAAGAAATTTAAGTTAGTTATTTAAAATTTTATAAATAAATATTTATAAAACACCTCGTGAGGCTAATCCTAAGATTGCTCCAATTCCGAAAATATGACCTAGGCAATTAGCACCTACAACTGATGCGTGACTTAAACCACCATAGAATTTTGAATTAGGTATTTCAAAACCTTCATTAGGTTTTCTTATTGTTGCTCTAGCAATTGCATAAGCAAAAACATTACATGCAATCATTACGACGGCACACTTTGGAGACCAAGAAAAAGTTGCTGGATCTGCAGCTGCAAATAATGTAGTAAACATAAAAAATCGTTATTTTCATATATTCTCTAATACTTTTACCCAAAAAACACAAAATTGTAAAAGGTCTTAAGAGTTGTTTACTTCTAAGCTATTTAACAAGTTTGTAAATCCAAACAAAATAACAAAATCACTTAGAGTTAGGAAGGCTTCTGCAAAGCCATGCAGGAGGTCAACCTCAACAAGGGTTTTATCATAGTAATTAAGTGTGAAGATAGATACTAATATAGTTATGAATACGAATAAAACAGTTAAGGAAAAGCCTGTTTTTACAAAATTATTAACAGATTTGATTTTATATAAGTAAAACAAAAATATTGCATATGGAATTATTGATACTGCAAACAATAATGTGTTATCAATAGAACCTAATTTCTCTATAAATTTAAAAAATAAATCATTCATAAGTCTCTTCTCCTCTAAAAATCTTTATAGCAGCTAAGGCTAATGTTGAATTTCCTATAAATGTAAATATTCCTTGAAGTGATACTAGACCGTATAGATTTTCTTGATTGTCATAAATATGCCAGGTAATAGCGCACATAGCTCCTATTAAGTTAGGAACCATAGCTAAGCTTAACCAAAAAAATAAATTGTATTTTTTATATTTAGAAATTTTGTTTATAACAAAGATGGTAAATATCCATTCAATGACCGAAGAGATGTGAATTAACCAAGTTCCAAATGAAAGTTCGTGCAAAATTTATATTTTTTTCTTTAGTACATTAAGTACTTCTTTGGCATGATTTATAGGTAAAACACTTATCCATCTATAAGAAATTTCACCTTTTGGAGAAATCAAAAAAGTATTTCTATCAGAAAATGGAGGAATCCACGAACCATATTTTTTGCTAATAATTCCATCAGGATCGGATAATAAAGTGTAGTTTATAGATTTTTCGCTGCAGAAACTTTCATGAGAATCTTGATTATCAGCACTAATACCGACAATTTCGGCATTATATTTTGAAAAATCTTTTTTTAATTCCGAAAAACCTTTAGCTTCAAGAGTGCAACCTGCTGTAAAGTCCTTTGGATAAAAATACATAACAAGCCACTTACCTTGAAAATCATTTAATTCCCAAATATTTTTTGATTTTATGTTTTTATTAAAACCTTCTAATTGAAAGTTTGGAGCAATATCTCCAACTTCAGGAGCAAAGTCAAAAGCGATTACTGAAGTACAATTAAATAAAAAAATAAAAGATATAAATATACTTATAACTAAATTTCTCATCAAATTTAGAATTTTTTTAAATCAACCCCATTAGATTTGGCAAATTTATCTAAACCTACTTTTTGTATAGACTTTAGGGCTTTGGTGCTAATTTTAATATTTACCCATTTTTTCCCTTCTTCCCACCAAAGTCTCCTTTTTTGGAGATTAACTTGTTGCAATTTTTTTGTACGAATATGTGAGTGACTCACTGCCATTCCGTTATTAGCTTTTGCACCTGTCAGTTCGCAAGCTCTTGACATATTAATTGAGTTATATCTTTAAAAATTCTAACACATGACTCAATTTGTTGAATTTAGTAGTTCTGAAATTAATTCGGCATTATTATTTTGTAAATTAATTATCTGTTCTTGATCTAATCCACCAACGGAAAGCTTAGCCATATCGTAGACATGATTAGCAATTTTAGAGGCTAATGGATTCTCAATAGGATCTTTTTCATCAATAATTATTTTGTTGCCTGTAATTTTATTAAGACCAACAATAAGTGGATGTTCTTTGTTAATTAAGAGCACATGATATTCAGGTAAGCCAGGCATCTTTTGTTCCATGTAAGCACCCATATCATTAATTCTTCTCATTTGTTCTGGAAGCAAGATCATCGCTGGTGGAGCATCTTTACTTGAAAGTGACTGCACTTTAACTGTTACTTTCTCATTTTTAAGGGCTTTAACTATCGTATCTCTAAGATTATCTGTATTTGATTTGCCATCCTTATCTACAATTTCTTTAGATTCTTTATCTTCTAGTTCATTTATTTCTGAATCTACTCTTTGGAATTGATAATCTTCATTTTTACTTTCCAACCATGGAAGAAATTGTGCGTCAATTAAGGGATCTGATTTAATAACTTCTTTATTATCAGATAAACAGATATTTAATGCACTAGACTGTGCAATCAGATCTGAACAATAAATTATTTTTTTAGAATCAGTTAATTTATTTCGCTCTTTGTAATTTGCGAGAGTTGTGAAATATTTATCATTGGACTTGATCAGGGATTTATTTTCAATATCTTTAGTTACGTCTTTCTCTGAGTTTAAAATTGTTTCGAAAATTATACTGTTATTAACTAAATCAGCAAATTTTTCATCTTCGATAGCACCAATTTTAATAAAAGCAGAGATTGAATCCCAAATTTCTGCATAAAATTCTGGAGAATTTTTTATCAAATCCTTCAGTTTATTAGCGATTTTTTTTGAGATAAATGATGATATAGACCTTACTTTTCTATCTGTTTGTAATGCACTTCTACTAACATTTAGAGGTATATCTGTAGAGTCAATAACTCCTCTTAAAGGTAAAAGGTATTTTGGTACTATCTCTTTAATTGAATCGCTTACGAATACTTGATTGCAAAACAGTTTTATTTCTCCCTTTTCCCAATCAGCTCTACCTGACAACTTTGGAAAATACAAAATGCCTTGTATGTCATATGGGTAATCTGTATTTAGATGAATCCATAACAGTGGATCTCCCTGGAAAGGATAAAGGTATTTATATAACTCAATATAATCTTCATCTTTTAATTCACTAGGTTGTTTTCTCCAGGGAGGATTTTTCTTATTAATTGTCTCTCCTTCTAATAAGACATCTATTGGCATAAAATCACAATATTTTTTTATTAGTGATTTAATTCTTTCAGG encodes:
- a CDS encoding peroxiredoxin, yielding MRNLVISIFISFIFLFNCTSVIAFDFAPEVGDIAPNFQLEGFNKNIKSKNIWELNDFQGKWLVMYFYPKDFTAGCTLEAKGFSELKKDFSKYNAEIVGISADNQDSHESFCSEKSINYTLLSDPDGIISKKYGSWIPPFSDRNTFLISPKGEISYRWISVLPINHAKEVLNVLKKKI
- a CDS encoding DUF3593 domain-containing protein, which gives rise to MNDLFFKFIEKLGSIDNTLLFAVSIIPYAIFLFYLYKIKSVNNFVKTGFSLTVLFVFITILVSIFTLNYYDKTLVEVDLLHGFAEAFLTLSDFVILFGFTNLLNSLEVNNS
- the psaK gene encoding photosystem I reaction center subunit PsaK, encoding MFTTLFAAADPATFSWSPKCAVVMIACNVFAYAIARATIRKPNEGFEIPNSKFYGGLSHASVVGANCLGHIFGIGAILGLASRGVL
- a CDS encoding DUF2499 domain-containing protein, yielding MHELSFGTWLIHISSVIEWIFTIFVINKISKYKKYNLFFWLSLAMVPNLIGAMCAITWHIYDNQENLYGLVSLQGIFTFIGNSTLALAAIKIFRGEETYE
- the htpG gene encoding molecular chaperone HtpG encodes the protein MEKGEIRINTENIFPIIKKAVYSDHEIFLRELVSNGVDAISKRRMASMAGDCENTEEAQVKITINREKSTLTISDNGIGMNDEEIKKYINQVAFSSAEEFLTKYKKDNDEFIGHFGLGFYSSFMVADRVDILTKSAIGESKAFKWSCDGSPNFTLEESERETIGTDVILHLLEEEKEFIEPERIKSLIKKYCDFMPIDVLLEGETINKKNPPWRKQPSELKDEDYIELYKYLYPFQGDPLLWIHLNTDYPYDIQGILYFPKLSGRADWEKGEIKLFCNQVFVSDSIKEIVPKYLLPLRGVIDSTDIPLNVSRSALQTDRKVRSISSFISKKIANKLKDLIKNSPEFYAEIWDSISAFIKIGAIEDEKFADLVNNSIIFETILNSEKDVTKDIENKSLIKSNDKYFTTLANYKERNKLTDSKKIIYCSDLIAQSSALNICLSDNKEVIKSDPLIDAQFLPWLESKNEDYQFQRVDSEINELEDKESKEIVDKDGKSNTDNLRDTIVKALKNEKVTVKVQSLSSKDAPPAMILLPEQMRRINDMGAYMEQKMPGLPEYHVLLINKEHPLIVGLNKITGNKIIIDEKDPIENPLASKIANHVYDMAKLSVGGLDQEQIINLQNNNAELISELLNSTN
- the rpmB gene encoding 50S ribosomal protein L28, which gives rise to MSRACELTGAKANNGMAVSHSHIRTKKLQQVNLQKRRLWWEEGKKWVNIKISTKALKSIQKVGLDKFAKSNGVDLKKF
- the dxs gene encoding 1-deoxy-D-xylulose-5-phosphate synthase, whose product is MLLSELSHPNQLHGLTVSQLEEIACQIRERHLQVVSTSGGHLGPGLGVVELTLALYQTLDLDFDKVVWDVGHQGYPHKLITGRFSQFDSLRQQNGVAGYLKRSESKFDHFGAGHASTSISAALGMAIARDRKGENYKCVAVIGDGALTGGMALEAINHAGHLPNTPLVVVLNDNDMSISPPVGALSSYLNKVRVSPPLQFLSDSVQESVKNIPLIGKDIPEELKNIKGSVRRLSVPKVGAVFEELGFTYMGPIEGHDIANLIKTFNAAHKLKRPVLVHVVTTKGKGYPYAEADQVGYHAQSAFDLTTGKSIPSKKPKPVSYSKIFGQTLLKICEQDSKVIGITAAMATGTGLDILQKNIPDQYIDVGIAEQHAVTLAAGMSCDGLKPVVAIYSTFLQRAFDQLIHDVGIQNLPVSFVLDRAGIVGADGPTHQGQYDISYMRSIPNFVLMAPKDESELQRMLITSINHNGPTALRIPRGSGLGVAVMDEGWEPMNIGEAEILEEGEDILIIAYGSMVASAIETAKILKNMNINACIVNARFVKPLDKNLIMPLASRIQKVVTMEEGTLIGGFGSAIVELFNDNEINIPVYRIGIPDVLVDHASPDQSKEKLGLLPDQMADKIIKKFKLVI